The following are from one region of the Streptomyces decoyicus genome:
- the hrpB gene encoding ATP-dependent helicase HrpB, producing MIRRDALDQLPVRTALPALRAALDGPGTAVLCAPPGTGKTTLVPLDLAGLCGEGPVRRVLVAEPRRIAARAAARRMAWLLGERVGEQVGFTVRGERRAGPRTTVEVVTTGVLLQRLQRDPELAGVDVVVLDECHERHLDADTSAAFLLDVRETLRPELRLVAASATTDAEGWARLLGGPEGAAPVVEAAGVSHPVGVVWAPPERPVRPAHGMRVDPALLAHVAAVVRRALREQTGDVLCFLPGVGEIGRVAGELAGVDAEVLQVHGRAPAEVQDAVLAGGSGVRRVVLATSVAESSLTVPGVRVVVDSGLARVPRTDHARGLSALTTVRASRAAGRQRAGRAGREAPGVVYRCWSEGEDGRLPAFPDPEIKVADLTAFALQSACWGDPTAGGLALLDAPPAGALAAAREVLTAIGAVDGAGRATGRGGRMARIGLHPRLARALLDGAPEVGVRRAAEVVALLSEEPPRAYGDDLAAAWRTARRGGDAYAARWRQEARRLASAAGEPSAGSGAGGRGGSAADAGADAGGGRTGGGGGAAAASEDAVAGLIAALAFPERVARARGAGSFLMASGTGADVAGAGTGAQAGWGHRAGSAGDGGGSRLRDAGWLAVAVADRPVAAVSARVRLAAVIDEETACAAARALYSSGEEVRWSDGDVVARSVTRLGAIELAARPLSAPDPGLLRDAVVSGLRREGFGLLRWSAAATSLRQRMAFLHRELGAPWPDVSDAALLERVEEWLGVELGRARRRADLARVDAGQALGRLLPWASGDAARFDELAPERIGVPSGSRVRVDYGGEQPVLAVKLQELFGLQESPRVAGGRVPVLVHLLSPAGRPAAVTADLASFWRDGYRSVRAELRGRYPKHPWPEDPSAAEPTRHTSARLKRG from the coding sequence GTGATCCGCCGTGACGCCCTTGACCAGTTGCCCGTCCGTACCGCGCTGCCCGCGTTGCGTGCCGCCCTCGACGGGCCCGGCACGGCGGTGCTGTGCGCCCCGCCGGGCACCGGCAAGACGACGCTGGTGCCGCTGGACCTGGCCGGTCTGTGCGGTGAGGGGCCGGTGCGGCGGGTGCTGGTCGCCGAGCCGCGGCGGATCGCGGCCCGTGCGGCCGCGCGGCGGATGGCCTGGCTGCTGGGCGAGCGGGTCGGGGAGCAGGTCGGGTTCACGGTGCGGGGTGAGCGCCGGGCCGGGCCGCGTACCACCGTGGAAGTCGTGACCACCGGCGTGTTGCTTCAGCGGCTCCAGCGCGATCCGGAGCTGGCGGGCGTCGATGTGGTGGTGCTCGACGAGTGCCATGAGCGGCATCTGGACGCCGATACCTCCGCGGCGTTCCTGCTGGATGTACGGGAGACGCTGCGGCCCGAGCTGCGGCTGGTGGCGGCGTCGGCGACGACGGACGCCGAGGGATGGGCGCGGCTGCTGGGCGGCCCGGAGGGCGCGGCGCCGGTGGTCGAGGCGGCGGGTGTGTCGCATCCCGTGGGGGTCGTGTGGGCCCCGCCGGAGCGGCCGGTGCGGCCGGCGCACGGCATGCGGGTCGATCCGGCGCTGCTGGCGCATGTGGCGGCAGTGGTACGGCGGGCATTGCGCGAGCAGACGGGTGATGTGCTGTGTTTCCTCCCCGGTGTCGGGGAGATCGGGCGGGTCGCCGGGGAGCTGGCGGGGGTGGATGCCGAGGTGCTCCAGGTGCACGGGCGGGCGCCGGCCGAGGTGCAGGACGCGGTGCTGGCGGGCGGGAGCGGCGTCCGCAGAGTCGTGCTGGCGACGTCGGTGGCGGAGTCCAGCCTGACCGTGCCGGGTGTGCGGGTGGTGGTGGACAGCGGACTGGCGCGGGTGCCGCGGACGGATCACGCGCGCGGGCTCAGCGCGCTCACGACGGTGCGGGCCTCCCGGGCGGCGGGCCGTCAGCGCGCCGGCCGGGCGGGGCGCGAGGCGCCGGGAGTGGTGTACCGCTGCTGGTCGGAGGGTGAGGACGGGCGGCTGCCGGCCTTCCCCGATCCGGAGATCAAGGTGGCCGATCTGACGGCGTTCGCGTTGCAGTCGGCCTGCTGGGGCGATCCGACGGCCGGCGGGCTCGCCCTGCTCGACGCGCCGCCTGCCGGTGCGCTGGCCGCGGCACGGGAGGTGCTGACGGCGATCGGCGCGGTGGACGGGGCCGGCCGGGCGACGGGGCGGGGCGGGCGGATGGCGCGGATCGGGCTGCATCCCCGGCTGGCGCGCGCCCTGCTGGACGGCGCGCCCGAGGTCGGTGTGCGGCGCGCCGCGGAGGTGGTCGCCCTGTTGAGCGAGGAGCCGCCGCGGGCGTACGGGGATGATCTGGCGGCGGCGTGGCGCACGGCGCGTCGGGGTGGCGATGCGTACGCGGCGAGGTGGCGTCAGGAGGCGCGGCGCTTGGCGTCGGCGGCCGGGGAGCCGTCGGCCGGGTCGGGTGCGGGCGGCCGTGGCGGCTCCGCGGCGGACGCGGGTGCGGACGCGGGCGGCGGCCGTACCGGAGGCGGGGGCGGCGCGGCAGCCGCCTCCGAGGATGCGGTCGCCGGTCTCATTGCCGCGTTGGCGTTCCCGGAACGGGTGGCGCGAGCCCGGGGGGCCGGGAGTTTCCTCATGGCGTCCGGGACCGGGGCCGATGTGGCCGGGGCGGGCACGGGGGCGCAGGCCGGGTGGGGGCATCGCGCGGGCTCCGCGGGCGACGGTGGCGGGTCGAGGCTGCGGGATGCGGGGTGGCTGGCGGTTGCGGTGGCGGACCGGCCGGTGGCGGCGGTGTCCGCGCGGGTGCGGCTCGCGGCGGTGATCGACGAGGAGACGGCGTGTGCCGCGGCACGGGCGTTGTACTCGTCGGGTGAAGAGGTGCGCTGGTCGGACGGGGATGTGGTGGCCAGGAGCGTGACACGGCTGGGGGCGATCGAGCTGGCGGCCCGGCCGCTGTCCGCGCCCGACCCCGGGCTGCTGCGGGACGCGGTGGTGTCGGGGCTGCGGCGGGAGGGGTTCGGGCTGCTGCGGTGGTCGGCCGCCGCGACGTCGTTGCGGCAGCGGATGGCCTTTCTGCACCGGGAGTTGGGCGCGCCGTGGCCCGATGTCTCGGATGCGGCGCTGCTGGAGCGGGTCGAGGAGTGGCTGGGGGTGGAGCTCGGGCGGGCGCGGCGGCGGGCCGATCTGGCGCGGGTCGACGCGGGGCAGGCGCTGGGCCGGCTGCTGCCGTGGGCGAGCGGCGACGCGGCTCGTTTTGATGAGCTGGCGCCGGAGCGTATCGGGGTGCCGAGTGGTTCGCGGGTGCGGGTGGACTACGGCGGTGAGCAGCCCGTGCTGGCCGTCAAGCTCCAGGAGTTGTTCGGGCTTCAGGAGTCGCCGCGGGTGGCCGGCGGGCGGGTGCCCGTGCTGGTGCATCTGTTGTCCCCCGCGGGGCGTCCGGCGGCCGTCACGGCCGATCTCGCCTCGTTCTGGCGGGACGGATACCGGTCCGTACGTGCGGAGTTGCGCGGTCGCTATCCCAAGCATCCCTGGCCGGAGGACCCTTCGGCGGCCGAGCCGACCCGGCACACGTCGGCGCGGCTCAAACGGGGCTGA
- a CDS encoding DUF3068 domain-containing protein, whose amino-acid sequence MRRTASLVLLACAVFFTALSPLMRWYAFPRLAKIPPGQYQDMVLEAKPATLLNYGTMKAERVPKVTIVQTLKGNVAASDRIEQSAGRDVVVWDTLSYVVGPDGKMVSAIPERYLFDAHSQEPVHATGEMVDGDPVRREGIEYKWPFLTERRDYAYFDAQTRTSAPIHYKGTRTFRGLEVYYFEQTIPWTKVALPKKMPVKGITPESVERMGTTRWYTTKRMFWVEPVTGAPVNGQEIHKEELRGGDLLPGGGKVTAFAGHVKMRDDYIDSTVSLVTSQRTLVLLLTSYLPWGFLLLGGALLALSLHLEARGRRPRAAPARHPAAAPPSSGDGVVSAGP is encoded by the coding sequence ATGCGCCGCACGGCAAGCCTGGTGCTGCTCGCCTGCGCGGTCTTCTTCACCGCCCTGTCCCCGCTGATGCGGTGGTACGCCTTTCCGCGGCTCGCCAAGATCCCGCCCGGCCAGTACCAGGACATGGTCCTGGAGGCCAAGCCCGCCACCCTCCTCAACTACGGGACGATGAAAGCCGAACGCGTCCCCAAGGTCACCATCGTGCAGACCCTCAAGGGCAATGTCGCCGCCTCCGACCGCATCGAGCAGTCCGCGGGCCGCGACGTCGTCGTCTGGGACACGCTGTCCTACGTCGTCGGCCCCGACGGCAAAATGGTCTCCGCGATCCCCGAGCGCTACCTCTTCGACGCACACTCCCAGGAACCCGTGCACGCCACCGGAGAGATGGTCGACGGAGACCCGGTGCGCCGCGAGGGCATCGAGTACAAGTGGCCGTTCCTCACCGAGCGGCGCGACTACGCCTATTTCGACGCCCAGACCCGCACCTCGGCCCCCATCCACTACAAGGGGACCCGCACCTTCCGCGGCCTGGAGGTCTACTACTTCGAGCAGACCATCCCCTGGACCAAGGTCGCCCTCCCCAAGAAAATGCCGGTCAAGGGCATCACCCCCGAGTCCGTCGAGAGGATGGGCACCACCCGCTGGTACACCACCAAGCGGATGTTCTGGGTGGAGCCGGTCACCGGCGCGCCCGTCAACGGCCAGGAGATCCACAAGGAAGAGCTGCGCGGCGGCGATCTGCTGCCCGGCGGCGGCAAGGTCACCGCGTTCGCCGGCCATGTGAAGATGCGCGACGACTACATCGACTCCACCGTCTCCCTGGTGACGTCCCAGCGCACCCTCGTCCTCCTGCTCACCAGCTACCTGCCCTGGGGGTTCCTGCTCCTCGGCGGTGCGTTGCTGGCCCTGAGCCTGCATCTGGAGGCGCGCGGCCGGCGCCCCCGTGCCGCACCCGCCCGGCATCCCGCAGCCGCCCCGCCGTCGTCCGGCGACGGCGTTGTCAGTGCCGGCCCGTAA
- a CDS encoding SPW_0924 family protein has protein sequence MRALTAAAVGLAAALALVLTLTATGAPGSTTSPKPLLTTVPKHP, from the coding sequence ATGCGCGCCCTGACAGCAGCCGCGGTCGGACTGGCCGCGGCACTCGCCCTCGTCCTCACCCTCACCGCGACCGGCGCGCCCGGCAGCACGACCTCGCCCAAGCCGCTGCTGACCACCGTCCCCAAGCACCCCTGA
- a CDS encoding lytic transglycosylase domain-containing protein: protein MAATIRRRLQRGAASTAVAALVLAALTASQAPAATEAAAARKQKPAPPADTPIDGGSAYFTDRPPLHRPAPPREAHGTGQGTALGTGPAEAGLPATVLAAYKKAASAIDASDPGCRLPWQLLAGIGKVESGQARGGAVDAEGTTLQPILGPQLNGHGFARITDTDGGRYDGDLTHDRAVGPMQFIPSTWSNGGLDGTGWGADGNGDGKKDPNNVFDAALAAGRYLCAGDRDLSVQGDLDRAILGYNHSEDYLRTVLSWYTFYRHGTHEVPDGRGVLPVHRGGTGKSGGDSTGRTGSGAYQDHGSGTPGRKPGKGGSGKPGKPGKGQHNHPGKPGGSGTGDTPGGTGTPKPEPTPQTPTGPARLTALERVGDKDLSATAGTEFAASPRVRAKDAAGKAVAGAPVRFALPTTTGARFPGDATAVTVTTDKDGLATAPTLRAGDKAGAFTIRATAVGRTAPAVAFGATVKAKPAPKADKLARTSDKELTATAGQAFAEDAVEVEATYQGKIAAGAAVTATMVTDDPKKPVENDKGPYFKDPEATGGDKDKPVRTLTGLTTDANGLLKLPKIYTDRHAGTFLLRLTTADGAVLTVKLKVAAPAGS from the coding sequence ATGGCAGCCACAATCCGAAGGCGGCTCCAAAGGGGAGCGGCCTCGACAGCCGTGGCGGCCCTGGTGCTCGCCGCCCTGACCGCCTCTCAGGCGCCGGCCGCCACCGAGGCCGCGGCCGCCAGGAAACAGAAACCGGCCCCACCCGCCGACACCCCCATCGACGGCGGTTCGGCGTACTTCACCGACCGGCCGCCCCTTCACAGGCCGGCACCGCCCCGCGAGGCGCACGGCACCGGCCAGGGCACCGCCCTCGGCACCGGCCCCGCCGAGGCCGGCCTGCCCGCCACCGTCCTGGCCGCGTACAAGAAGGCGGCCTCCGCGATCGACGCGTCCGATCCGGGCTGCCGGCTGCCCTGGCAACTGCTCGCCGGCATCGGCAAGGTCGAGTCCGGACAGGCGCGCGGCGGCGCGGTCGATGCCGAGGGCACCACCCTCCAGCCGATCCTCGGCCCGCAGCTCAACGGCCACGGCTTCGCCCGGATCACCGACACCGACGGCGGCCGCTACGACGGCGACCTCACCCACGACCGTGCCGTGGGCCCGATGCAGTTCATCCCCTCCACCTGGTCCAACGGCGGCCTCGACGGCACCGGTTGGGGCGCCGACGGCAACGGCGACGGCAAGAAGGACCCCAACAACGTCTTCGACGCCGCGCTCGCCGCGGGCCGCTACCTCTGCGCCGGCGACCGCGACCTGTCGGTCCAGGGCGACCTGGACCGGGCGATCCTCGGCTACAACCACTCCGAGGACTACCTGCGGACGGTGCTGTCCTGGTACACGTTCTACCGCCACGGCACCCACGAGGTTCCGGACGGCCGGGGCGTCCTGCCCGTCCACCGGGGCGGCACCGGAAAGTCCGGCGGCGACAGCACCGGCCGCACCGGCAGCGGTGCGTACCAGGACCACGGCTCCGGCACACCGGGCAGGAAGCCGGGCAAGGGCGGATCCGGCAAGCCCGGCAAGCCCGGCAAGGGACAGCACAACCACCCCGGCAAGCCCGGCGGTTCGGGCACCGGTGACACGCCGGGCGGCACGGGTACGCCCAAGCCGGAGCCCACCCCCCAGACGCCCACCGGGCCCGCTCGGCTCACCGCTCTCGAGCGGGTCGGCGACAAGGACCTGAGCGCCACCGCGGGCACCGAGTTCGCCGCGTCGCCGCGGGTACGCGCCAAGGACGCCGCGGGCAAGGCCGTCGCCGGCGCCCCCGTCCGCTTCGCCCTCCCCACGACCACCGGCGCCCGCTTCCCCGGTGACGCCACCGCCGTCACCGTCACCACGGACAAGGACGGCCTCGCCACCGCGCCCACGCTGCGCGCGGGCGACAAGGCCGGTGCCTTCACCATCCGGGCCACCGCCGTGGGCCGCACCGCCCCCGCCGTCGCCTTCGGCGCGACCGTCAAGGCCAAGCCGGCCCCGAAGGCCGACAAGCTCGCCCGCACCTCGGACAAGGAGCTGACGGCGACCGCCGGCCAGGCCTTCGCCGAGGACGCCGTCGAGGTCGAGGCGACCTACCAGGGCAAGATCGCGGCGGGTGCGGCGGTCACCGCGACCATGGTCACCGACGACCCGAAGAAGCCCGTGGAGAACGACAAGGGCCCCTACTTCAAGGACCCCGAGGCCACCGGCGGCGACAAGGACAAGCCGGTCCGCACGCTCACCGGCCTCACCACGGACGCCAACGGCCTGCTCAAACTCCCGAAGATCTACACGGACAGGCACGCGGGCACGTTCCTGCTGCGGCTGACCACGGCCGACGGCGCCGTACTCACCGTCAAGCTGAAGGTCGCCGCCCCGGCCGGTTCCTGA
- a CDS encoding DUF4184 family protein, producing MPFTLSHAAAVLPAIRRTGAARGPLVASALVAGSFAPDMTYYADSLVPGGMAFGEVTHSLSGVLTVDVLVTVALVGGWLLVREPLTALLPRAWRGPVHTFVRGRPWRPRGPRELIALVGWFLVSAVLGAATHVVWDAFTHPGRWGTRLVPGLDRVVGGLPVYTYVQYGTSALALAAMGAFVWQVLRGRGGTGAPTAAGASAPVAVPVLTVQVRLLLTAPLALCVATGAVHRVLRARAVYGPTAAWLDYLPTVLFGTGAGLTLGLPLYAVAVRLLHRRTRAADAMGRLPAPMTRTAPPAVSPSGAAAASRSTSPGAE from the coding sequence ATGCCGTTCACACTCAGTCATGCCGCCGCCGTGCTGCCGGCCATCCGCCGCACTGGCGCGGCACGCGGTCCGTTGGTCGCTTCGGCGCTCGTGGCAGGGTCGTTCGCACCGGACATGACGTACTACGCGGACAGCCTGGTTCCGGGCGGCATGGCCTTCGGCGAGGTCACGCACTCGCTGTCCGGTGTGCTGACGGTGGATGTGCTGGTCACCGTGGCGCTCGTGGGCGGCTGGCTGCTGGTGCGCGAGCCGTTGACCGCGCTGCTGCCCCGGGCATGGCGAGGCCCGGTCCACACCTTCGTCCGCGGCCGGCCCTGGCGGCCCCGGGGACCTCGCGAACTCATCGCCCTGGTGGGCTGGTTCCTGGTCTCGGCGGTGCTCGGGGCGGCGACCCACGTGGTCTGGGACGCCTTCACCCACCCGGGCCGCTGGGGCACCCGGCTGGTTCCCGGTCTCGACCGGGTGGTGGGCGGCCTGCCGGTCTACACCTACGTGCAGTACGGCACCTCGGCGCTCGCACTGGCGGCGATGGGCGCGTTTGTGTGGCAGGTCCTACGGGGGCGCGGCGGCACCGGCGCTCCCACGGCGGCCGGGGCGTCCGCGCCGGTCGCGGTACCGGTGCTGACCGTACAGGTGCGGCTGCTGCTGACCGCCCCGCTCGCGCTGTGCGTGGCGACCGGTGCCGTGCACCGTGTCCTGCGGGCGCGCGCCGTCTACGGTCCCACGGCGGCCTGGCTCGACTACCTCCCGACCGTGCTCTTCGGCACCGGGGCCGGCCTCACCCTCGGGCTGCCGCTCTACGCGGTGGCCGTACGACTGCTGCACCGCCGCACCCGGGCAGCCGACGCCATGGGCCGACTGCCGGCGCCCATGACGCGGACCGCACCCCCGGCGGTGTCGCCGTCGGGCGCTGCGGCCGCGTCACGGAGCACGTCGCCCGGCGCCGAGTGA
- a CDS encoding rhomboid-like protein — translation MIRRVVRALGTCVSRSPVTAGYAGLLLSTHLWCTAVLSTAEAQRVLLGVSTNLDNLQDRPVRVLAGSMLFFDGTLTEITSDAFAGTLITLGLGVIVCLAWLERRYGAGRAYALFVLGHLAATLLTVPLIHVALAHGWYPDSVRHATDFGISYGAETVLATGALLLRRARWFAAAGVVAWPVLGGDWSGELPDFTTVGHLLAAALGFVCGACLLRAARRAAPAPAPVPQPGPALVE, via the coding sequence GTGATACGTCGTGTGGTCCGAGCCCTGGGCACCTGTGTCTCCCGCAGCCCGGTCACGGCCGGCTATGCCGGACTGCTGTTGTCGACCCATCTGTGGTGCACCGCGGTGCTGTCCACCGCGGAGGCACAGCGTGTGCTGCTCGGCGTCAGTACGAATCTGGACAACCTGCAGGACCGTCCGGTCCGTGTACTGGCGGGCAGCATGCTGTTCTTCGACGGCACGCTGACCGAGATCACCTCAGATGCCTTCGCCGGCACGCTGATCACACTCGGTCTCGGCGTCATCGTGTGCCTGGCATGGCTGGAGCGACGGTACGGAGCGGGGCGTGCCTACGCCCTCTTCGTCCTGGGCCATCTCGCCGCCACGCTGCTGACCGTGCCGTTGATCCACGTGGCCCTCGCCCATGGCTGGTATCCGGACAGCGTCCGGCACGCCACCGACTTCGGCATCAGTTACGGGGCCGAGACGGTGCTTGCGACGGGGGCGCTCCTGCTGCGCCGGGCGCGGTGGTTCGCGGCGGCCGGTGTCGTCGCCTGGCCGGTGCTCGGCGGCGACTGGAGCGGGGAACTGCCCGACTTCACCACCGTCGGACATCTGCTGGCGGCCGCCCTCGGCTTCGTCTGCGGAGCCTGCCTGCTGCGGGCCGCCCGGCGCGCCGCCCCGGCCCCGGCCCCGGTGCCGCAGCCCGGCCCGGCTTTGGTCGAGTAG